A window of Candidatus Acidiferrales bacterium genomic DNA:
CCCATCCCGCCCGGCAATTGTTGCCAGCTTGGCAACTGATATACGTAGCGCCGGCCTCTGGCCGGCATTGTTCATGTCGTGGGGGAATGCCCGCCCGGAGGCGGGGGCTACAGTCGCGCATTCCGTTCTCGGCCGGGGCAGGTCTCCGCCTAGAGCAGCGACAGACCATCGCGCAGGGTGGGCAAGGCAAGCTGCGGGAGCAATTCCTTCTTCATGCGAGACGTGTCCATGACCGAGGACGCCATACCGATCCGGATGAAGTCTCGGGTCAGTGGGGACGCAGTTCTGAAGATCGTTGCAAAAGCCTCGCAGAACCAGGCGGCCGCGTAGAAAGACCATCTGGGCGCTCGCCACGGCTTCGGAAAGCCCCAATGCGTGGCCACGGTGTCCAGAAATTCTTGTAAGGTAAGGGGCTGGTCGTCGCCAAGGTTATAAATGCCAGAGATATTCGTTCCTTCCACTGCGGATCGAACGCAGCGGAGGAAATCCGGCAGGGCCAGCAGGTGAGTCCAGGTGGGTCCCTTCCAGACCGCAAGCAAGCGGTGCTGAAGCAGCCAGCGCGCTGCATCCATCATTTTGATCCCGCGAGCATAGATCATTCCCACCCGCAGGGAGATCGGCACCATATCTTTTCCTGCGCACGCAGCAAAGAGATGCTTTTCTGCGGCGAGGCGTGTCCGAGCATGTACGGAGGTCGGGTTCCCCTCAAGGTGTCCCAGCGCAGGCTTCCCGGGCGAGGATTCCCCCTCCACATGAGGAAAGCTGATGAGGATGAATTTCCGGATACCGGCGGACAGAGAAGCAGCCACTATATTCCGCACATACTCGACGTTTGTTTTCGGCAGGAACTTTTCCGGTCTAGGCGCGAAGAGAAGCCCGGCGAAA
This region includes:
- a CDS encoding NAD(P)-dependent oxidoreductase, translated to MRILITGAAGNLGSHLARSLLDSPHELRLLIHRKPLPFNLAALPNVSVVQADLGNQRTLSGLCGGIDCIVHFAGLLFAPRPEKFLPKTNVEYVRNIVAASLSAGIRKFILISFPHVEGESSPGKPALGHLEGNPTSVHARTRLAAEKHLFAACAGKDMVPISLRVGMIYARGIKMMDAARWLLQHRLLAVWKGPTWTHLLALPDFLRCVRSAVEGTNISGIYNLGDDQPLTLQEFLDTVATHWGFPKPWRAPRWSFYAAAWFCEAFATIFRTASPLTRDFIRIGMASSVMDTSRMKKELLPQLALPTLRDGLSLL